A genomic segment from Octopus sinensis linkage group LG4, ASM634580v1, whole genome shotgun sequence encodes:
- the LOC115210919 gene encoding transcription initiation factor TFIID subunit 13 isoform X2, with amino-acid sequence MNFGSPGNLHFDKMAESDKDQFDDEDIEDDSPLEKRKKIFSKELRCMMYGFGDDQNPYTESVDLLEDLVVEYITEMTKKAMEVGRPGRIQVEDIIFLIRKDAKKYSRVKELLTMNEELRKARKAFDEIKYATTK; translated from the exons ATGAATTTCGGTTCGCCTGGTAATTTACACTTTGACAAAATGGCCGAGTCGGACAAAGATCAG TTTGACGATGAAGATATTGAAGACGATTCACCActggaaaagaggaaaaagatctTTTCAAAAGAAT TACGTTGTATGATGTATGGATTTGGCGATGATCAAAACCCTTACACGGAATCGGTTGATCTTCTGGAAGACCTTGTGGTTGAATACATAACAGAAATG ACTAAAAAAGCTATGGAAGTCGGACGTCCTGGTCGAATTCAGGTAGAAGATATTATCTTTTTGATTCGGAAAGATGCCAAAAAATATTCCCGTGTCAAAGAACTGCTAACAATGAATGAAGAATTAAGAAAAGCCAGGAAGGCTTTTGATGAAATTAAATATGCGACGACTAAATAA
- the LOC115210919 gene encoding transcription initiation factor TFIID subunit 13 isoform X1, with translation MNFGSPGNLHFDKMAESDKDQFDDEDIEDDSPLEKRKKIFSKESVRCMMYGFGDDQNPYTESVDLLEDLVVEYITEMTKKAMEVGRPGRIQVEDIIFLIRKDAKKYSRVKELLTMNEELRKARKAFDEIKYATTK, from the exons ATGAATTTCGGTTCGCCTGGTAATTTACACTTTGACAAAATGGCCGAGTCGGACAAAGATCAG TTTGACGATGAAGATATTGAAGACGATTCACCActggaaaagaggaaaaagatctTTTCAAAAGAAT CAGTACGTTGTATGATGTATGGATTTGGCGATGATCAAAACCCTTACACGGAATCGGTTGATCTTCTGGAAGACCTTGTGGTTGAATACATAACAGAAATG ACTAAAAAAGCTATGGAAGTCGGACGTCCTGGTCGAATTCAGGTAGAAGATATTATCTTTTTGATTCGGAAAGATGCCAAAAAATATTCCCGTGTCAAAGAACTGCTAACAATGAATGAAGAATTAAGAAAAGCCAGGAAGGCTTTTGATGAAATTAAATATGCGACGACTAAATAA